The genomic window ACCCCAGATCATCTCATTGAGCGCTCTTTCAATGTTAATGTGATGGCTCATTTTTGGGTGAGTATGAGAATTTAATTGgtcgtacaaaaacaaaaaaaaataatagtgattttgtatatttttataaaacgcacaattttttgttaaagacttcaattttattttatttcttctatgcTTTTGCTCTCCAGACCACCAAAGCATTCCTACCACAGATGATCGAGCAACAACGTGGACATATTGCAACTATCGCCTCTTTGGCCGGGCATGTGGGCATTACGAAGCTGGTCGACTATTGCGCTAGCAAATTCGCTGCTGTAAGTAGAATGACTTGTTatgaaagtatttaatttttagttttaaaagaaaaaaacaaaacaataaatgttataaaagaaattataataagAATGGTGGGAACAAGTCGTGAGCTAAAACGATATTCGGCACTGACTCTCCTTGTGCCATCAAATTGATAAGAACCTGGGTCCTGGGTCCTTATCTGGAGAATTACTTAAGTCTTAAGATATTAAGCTAGTTTGGCTCATAATCCAGATTTTCGAACCTTTGGCCCTTCTCTGAAGTGCATGAGATAGTTCTGGAGGATATTTTATACAGAAGCCTGCGCtattttcgaaatgaggaaaagTTATCACCAACTGTGTGGACatcacaaataaaagttcataGCATAAGTTGCCCGTAGAGATTACTACGTAGATTATCCGACTAGGTTTCTACTCGCTCTTCAATAAACTTATTGCGGCTCTACCAGAACTGTGTGCGTAAAGTTCGATCTTATTGCACGAAAGTTGCAATGATACAGATTGTGTAAAGTTAGGCTAAAAGTGCTGCTCCTAGATTTTAtaagaggtttgcacttcgacctcttgGTCTTATGTGCCCTTTTGGTCGGCTCTTAATAGGAGTACTCTCGGTTGCAGACCCCCATTATAAGCGATTTCTGTAGTTATTTTTCCTCTGCATATCTTTTACCAGCCAAAGGCTTTGTAGGAATCCAATCAACATCATGAGCGAGGCTGTGTTTAAACTATACAGATCCGCGCAGAAGTGGTTCTTCAGAAAtctgaataacatttttttgaagtaaaagGCATTCTAGGCATTTTTccctcctaacgtatggcgcagaagcttggacgatgacagcatccgatgaagcgacgcttggagtgtttgagagaaagattgtgcggaagatttttggacctttgcacgttggcaacggcgaatatggcgatggaatgatgagctgtatgagctttacgacgacatagacatagcgcagcaaataaagatctagcggctacgctggctgggtcatgtcgtccgaatggatacaaacgctccggctttgaaagtattctatgcgataccagctggtggtagcagaggaagaggaaggcctcctctgcgttggaaagatcaggtggagaaggacttggcttcacttggtgtgtccaattggcgccggttagcacgagaaagaaacgactggcgcgctttgtaaaactcggccaaaatcgcgtaagcggttatcgtgccaattaagaagaagaagaaaaggcaTTCAAGCCCTATGGACCGACTTAGACCTTTTGAagtattgatgatgatgatgaagagaATTTCTCATAGCAAGTGCTTCTCTTCTTCATCTCTACAGCTTCAAGAGAAATCGTTACACGTGTCTCCGAACCTGGCGCTCATAAGGCAGTGCAAAGTTATTCCTTCCGCAAAATATGTTATTCAGTAAGATGTCTGTTTTCCATTCATACAGTGTTGACTAAAATGACTGCGACACTCTACAGTTGTGCAGACTAGTTTATCAGCTGTTAGTAGCAGCTAAAGCCTTCCCTCAACTTggcggaaaaaataatttatcgaAGTTTTGTTTGCTAGGCCTCGTTTCCAAGTCGTGTTTCACACCTTTCTAGAAATATTTCCATGATAGTCGTAGctgatacaaaatttttctcgCAAATTGACGGTCTGCAAATAAGGACTTTAGAAACGCTGCAGCAGACTGAAGATCTTACGTGTTAAACTCCTCTCAATGAGAATGGCTAGGGGAAAGTGGGATATTCTATTCCACTGTCCACTTTTCCACTCTCTATTAAGATGTCGACCTTGTCATCACTTAGAACGGTAATATATTCCCAATCAGGAAAAGTGCATGTCAAAGGTGAGACTAAAATAACCTCCTTGAACTGGTAGTCATAGCTTCTATGCTTCCTTTGGATTTGTGTGTATGGTCTTTGGACGTTATTTACTGCCCGTTAGGCGTCTGAAGCCTAAGAGTACTCTTAACTGCCCAGTATCTCAGGTAAAGATTCACCAATTTCcaacggattttaaattgaaataaaataatgaaaattctaattgattgggcaatctttattatttctgtgtagaaccattcaggacatttattttttaaagacaatCCCTTTGAAATGTTGATCGCAGCTGCGcagtaattcggccatccgtaaatacCAATATTGCATGACTCGCTACagaacttcggtcggtatctcgccAATttctttagtaatgttggctaccaatgcctcaatcgaagctggtttttccacaaagcatttagactttacataccccgaCAAATAAAAGTCGAAAGGTGTGATCTTGGTGAGCAATCCACTTGGTACGAGACGAGAAatgaattgctcaccgaaacgacgacgcagtaaatccactgTTTCACGGACAGATGTATCGCAAGTAGCGCCATCCGCCGACTTGTTGGAACCAATTGATGTGAAGATCACTGGCTTCAATTTCCCGTATCAAAAAAACGTTTATCATGGAGCGTTAGCGTTCACCATTCAGTGTtatattggcgccagcctcgttcTTGAacaaatatgggccgatgattcctacagcccatagaccgcaccaaacgattgttttcaatggatgtaacgGCTGTTCTtgcttgaatggcttcgggtttcTCTTCAgcacaaatgcggcaattttgcttattgacgtagccattcaAAAGAAAATGGGTCTCATATGTATGGACCATAAGTTGGCGCGATgggcacttttcacagagcatcgATTTGCGTAattcaattgtacgatttgtaaacgttgttgaggcgtaagtcgtctttccatgatgaaatgtgaatgaatactgaaaaaattatgtatttattttgacagtagtcacgcgtgatctgtcaaagaaaccctattggaaaaagtaccttcaATTTGATCACCTTTCATATGCACACTGGTGGAATATGAAGGATTACCTCTGACGCTACCCAAGGCATTGAACGACCTGCGTCCGTTACTTATAGACCTATCAATCATTGCGCCTTGAGAAAATTACGCAGATGGGATGTAGTATTGGAAGTCTGCCATCAGCCACAGATGAAAATGGGTCTTACAATGTCTCTACGGTTTCGACTTAGAAAAGATTGATTTATCCACTCGTTGTTAGTTTACTTGAGGGTAtaattgtgttaaaaaaatccGACTAAATAGGTCCTAAGACGGCAGTCAGTGGAGCTAAAATCAAGCGACTTGCCATGTTCACTCTACCTACCCAGCGTCTAAGTGGCCATTCTATGCTCCCTCAGTATATCTACAATTATTCCCATCTATGTACAgtgcattttcatttcaaatattcGCATTTACTTCCCTCACAGGTTGGCTTTGATGAGGCACTGCGTCTGGAATTGGATGTTCTCGGTCATAGTAATATTCAAACCACCTGCATCTGCCCGTTCTTCATACAAGCAACCGGCATGTTTGACGATGTCAATGCTAGGTAAAGCCAGAGATCACACAATGCAacccaaataattttaaactaaaaaatactgTTTCTTTTGTCTCGCTCTAGGTGGGTACCCACATTAGATCCCAATGACGTTGCCGATCGCATTATACTGGCGATCAAGAAGAACGAGAAGATCACAATCATACCAGGCTACATACGATTTTTACTTTCGCTTAAATGGTAAGTAGTGATAATTGAAATAAGCTGAAGAAATAAATTAGAattcataaaataattaataaaatttctgaGCATCAAAACCCTTAATTCTATCTCTTTTCATTGTCGCAGGACCTTCCCTTGGGGCTGCGTGGGCGGTCTATTGCGCCGTCTTGTACCAGATGCGGCACCGCATGGCGTTGCTCAAAAACCTTTGGCTGTCAGCGGTGCAGCTTcaacaaagcagcaacaacaacaacaacagatgaCAAGCATTCCAGCAAGCAAAGTCACCCTTTCCAGCATCTCACCGAAGCACTCCACCGATCTGTGTGCCGATTTCCGCGAAACGCTGCCGAAGACCGCCTCGTTGCTAGTGCAACGTACACCGTCGCTAGGCGAGCGTGTGCTCTGAAACTCGCTGCTGCATTTCAGCCACGGCGGAAGGCGCATCCGTCTAGTGATATTACGTTTACttagtattataaataattttaattagtttagtTTCCGTTGGCTAAGATTTGTATGGTAATGAGAATATGTAACGAGaaggaaaatatgtttttagttATGGTACCTAAGCGagtaaagaagtttttttttgtagttagtttatcgtttaaatatttataagtattttatttttaagaaaatttttttgttttttaaacagtAATGGGTGTAAGTCTAGCTCAATAACctcaaacatatgtattttaatcggtaaaataaaatcaatttaattGCTCGTGGTTGATCGAAGCTTGTAAAACTTAGCTTTTGATTGAAAGCTCATTTGAGTGTAATCTGAATACTTGCAATGCGGCTTTCTAGCCTTTTTCCGATTTAAGTCTAAAACTTTATCTATAAGCTGAAGCATCTGAAAAAGCTCTAAAAAGCGCAGAAATTTTCGCAATTTCAGCAATTACAATTTAAACGTAATATTTTGtcttaaaagtgaaataaatatattcaaataccTGCAATGTGTAaaagctttttgaaattttagctaAAAGGGCCTTCGATTTTAATAAATTCCAATACTTAATTTCTCGAAATACTTTAATTTCTGTTTATTAAAAGAAAGCTTTCATGAAGACATAAAAATGGAGCAGTCTTAAggagaaaagcttttaaaaatatgttttaagctTTAAGCTCACACCTGCACACacaacaaccaaaaaatatgcaaaaaggcGCAGGAAAACGGATTCAAAAACGAATcgttctttataaaaaaatcgcgttttcggtaaaagtttaaaagctttaatgaaatttactatgcatgaatattttaataaagcgGAATGTATCGCAGTTACAGtccttttttttgcaaatagcttttaagtaaagggtggttaaatttcaagggcggaTGGTGAATAtcaaccacacctaaacgtcaagtttttttctgcatctcatttgacattttttaacatcAGACTAacacaatttgaaccatggaaagatacacaatcgagcaacgcgagcaatttaatcgtccaaatgtgcgtacaatcggaaaaactgtgcaaaagtttgagcaaaccgagtctgtaggagatgtgaaaacaccggtgcatgctcgtacagctcgtactgcagaaaatattgctgctgttcgcgatagtgtggttgaagagccgtccacctcaactcgtcgtcgtgcacaacaattgcacctctcacgctcgtcgttgatgaacattatgcataaagacttgcattcacacgcttacaaggtgcaattaactcaagaactaaagcctcttcaccatttcaagcgtcgtcaatggtcagaatggtggcaggaaatggaaacagtgaatgaccaattttcgaagaaaacattttcagtgatgaggcacattttcacctcagtggattcgtcaataagcagaatttccgcatttgggcgaatgataatccaagagtgattggcgaaaaaccaatgcacccacaaagagtgactgtttggtgcggtttatgggccggcggcatcattgggccgatttttttccaaatttagaCCGGTCAGTCAGTTagtgtgaatagtgttcgctatcgtgagatgataacgaactttttatggcccgcaTTGGaatatatggatgtggacgatatgtggtttcaacaggacggacgaaaaatttgatggccgaataatctcacgtcgcggcgatgtcaattggccgccaagatcatgtgatttgacaccgttggacttctttctttggggttatttgaaagaaaaggtgtacatcgataagccagcaacaattcaagagctaaaggatgagataatttggctcattaatggcatagaacctcaattatgcctcagcgtcatcgaaaattcggACCATCGGACggggtgtgccgccgaggccgcggcggacatttggccgatattttgttccacacgtTGTTGGgccataccaatattttcatgataaagagaaatgaaaataatttcttaaaaaaattgtactttattcaaaatcaataccggcccctaaaacttaaccaccctttggaTATGAAACTATTTCCATTGGgcggtctttggaggtgtgccgccgaggccgcggcggccatttggccaatctTTTGTTCAacgcgtaattgagctataccaatattatcataataaggacaataatttcttaaaaagattgtattttattcaaaatcaataccggcccttaaaacttaaccaccctttagaatacACGATTGGGCCTttcgaattcgccgtgtcgtaagtGCCCATGAATAAGAaagcaaaaggaaggggaattagtTGTTTGCGTAGAgtagagtaggcgaaagcaatggaaacaaccaaacacggcgacttccgcataaaaacgcaaacaaactgcattttgaggctttatattcatttgtgctCTCACAATTTAGcacacggcacttcgttttcattactttgattagtttaaatctcacaaatcaaaaTACtatcaagccattcactgaattttcacaaacatgtaaattCTCCTACATTtgattgttttgtattgcgaagcgAGCTGAcctcagacttgtcaaaatcgcgaaacgAATAAAgtagttgtttttttaatggtgCCACCTTAGATACTCAATTCGGCTTGGCTGTtagcccagaatgaaacaaggcgaattcaatcTTTGTTTTCGCCTTTCCCAACAcgttgctttgacaatcaaacgtacaaagcattgttgttggtctagtaccaccacctttaatgaatggtCTTTGGTGTATACCTATCTACTAACacaaatatacgtatatgtgtgtatgtagtccCATAAGGGGTTAAGTCGTTTGTTCCCATTGCATGAGTCGTCCTTAGGATTGACTTTGACTACTTATGAGCTCAAATACAGGGCTTAGATAAGCGCAATGCATTTACATTTATACCCAAGTCCATAGCCTCTACGAAGCCAATACCGTTAATGTGTAATGAAGATTCACATCCTGCGCGAGGGGACCCAGCCATTTTAACTCCCGATCAAATGACAAATAGAGGAACAATTGAGTTAAAATAAACCACTACGGGTATAGACGTGAAGTGTTGTTAAActgcagtattggaatttgtagttacagtcaagctgcactgagagCCCCTGCCAACCCACGGTGCGCTTCGAAATTAGtcagtgaatgtaagacaaaactggccaatgttgcaaaacacaacaaagtttgccTTATTTGGGTGTCTGGAGATTGTGGTTATGTAGGGAACGAGTTGGCTGGCAAACTGGCTAACGATGCAGAGCCTAGGCCCTTAACTCTTTTTAGGTGTTAATTCTGCATCAATTCAACTATAGACTGACGACTTCATAAGAAGGCATTGCTCAGAGTTGGActcctgcagagtagccaagtgctttatGAAGGAATCAAATAGGAAATAAGCGAACTTTCTCGTAAAACTTAATAGGTAGGACCGGAGGATACTGGTGAGTGTAATCACAGGCCCCaatgcctgtggtcagcatatggctattATGGGAATCATTGGCAACCAAATGTGCTATGAATaaggttcatactcttcctcttcatttTGTACTGCTGCAATTTGGTTCAATC from Anastrepha ludens isolate Willacy chromosome 5, idAnaLude1.1, whole genome shotgun sequence includes these protein-coding regions:
- the LOC128865424 gene encoding estradiol 17-beta-dehydrogenase 11 — translated: MVNNNNNAQANGGISNGHLPNGHLATAAAPAPAATSTLQSFLSSAWSWADAIRDFMWFIICSIGYIVQDLYYIAFGYPEKELNTDIALITGGGNGLGRLLAQRLGKMGTKVIIWDINKEGIKETTEIVEADGGYCKGYVVDISKKEEVYKAAEVIRNEIGDVTLLINNAGVVSGRYLLDTPDHLIERSFNVNVMAHFWTTKAFLPQMIEQQRGHIATIASLAGHVGITKLVDYCASKFAAVGFDEALRLELDVLGHSNIQTTCICPFFIQATGMFDDVNARWVPTLDPNDVADRIILAIKKNEKITIIPGYIRFLLSLKWTFPWGCVGGLLRRLVPDAAPHGVAQKPLAVSGAASTKQQQQQQQMTSIPASKVTLSSISPKHSTDLCADFRETLPKTASLLVQRTPSLGERVL